One stretch of Numidum massiliense DNA includes these proteins:
- the aceB gene encoding malate synthase A codes for MEAKTERLNVIGDVPEAYSDILTAEALDFVATLAELFEGRRRELLKRREERQAAFDAGEMADFLPETAHIREGSWKVASAPHDLRDRRVEITGPVDRKMVINALNSGANVFMACFEDANAPTWANNIEGQINLRDAVNRTISYVSPEGKQYALKEKLATLAVRPRGWHLVEKHVQYDGEPISASLFDFGLFFFHNARTLIANGSGPYFYLPKMESHLEARLWNDVFNFAEDALGIPRGTIKVTVLIETIWAAFETEEILYELRERSAALNCGRWDYIFSFIKMFRNHPDVVLPDRASVTMTSPFMRAYSLHTVKTCHKRGAHAIGGMAAQIPVKNDPAANEVAFAKVREDKTREAKDGHDGTWVAHPGLVPVALEVFNAYMPKANQIDKQRDDVQVTAEQLLEVPQGDITEAGLRTNVRVGLQYIEAWFAGRGAVPIDNLMEDAATAEISRAQVWQWIRSPQGVLTDGRKVTAELFEQILQEERQKLSESYGSERESTIAAASDLLQKIVLDDEFVTFLTLPGYELLS; via the coding sequence ATGGAAGCTAAAACGGAGCGGCTGAACGTGATCGGGGATGTGCCCGAGGCGTACAGCGACATTTTGACGGCGGAGGCACTAGACTTCGTCGCCACGTTAGCAGAGCTATTCGAGGGACGGCGGCGAGAGTTGCTTAAGCGCCGCGAGGAGAGACAGGCAGCGTTTGATGCAGGGGAGATGGCCGATTTTTTACCGGAAACGGCACACATTCGCGAAGGTTCGTGGAAGGTGGCATCGGCTCCGCACGACTTGCGCGACCGCCGGGTAGAAATTACGGGACCGGTCGACCGCAAAATGGTCATTAACGCCTTGAATTCCGGCGCTAACGTATTTATGGCTTGCTTCGAAGATGCGAATGCGCCGACGTGGGCGAATAACATAGAAGGGCAAATTAACTTGCGCGACGCTGTTAACCGCACAATTAGTTACGTTAGTCCGGAAGGGAAGCAGTATGCGCTAAAGGAAAAATTGGCTACGCTCGCTGTGCGGCCACGCGGCTGGCACCTCGTCGAAAAGCACGTCCAATACGACGGAGAGCCAATTTCCGCTAGTTTGTTCGACTTTGGCCTCTTTTTCTTCCACAATGCGCGAACGTTGATCGCAAATGGGAGCGGCCCTTATTTTTACTTACCGAAGATGGAGAGTCATTTAGAGGCGCGGCTATGGAACGACGTGTTTAACTTTGCGGAAGATGCGCTCGGCATCCCGCGGGGGACGATTAAAGTGACGGTGCTCATCGAGACGATTTGGGCCGCCTTCGAGACAGAAGAAATTTTATACGAGCTGCGCGAGCGTTCCGCTGCCCTAAACTGTGGGCGCTGGGATTACATTTTTAGCTTTATTAAAATGTTCCGTAACCATCCCGACGTCGTGTTGCCCGACCGGGCGAGCGTGACGATGACGTCGCCCTTTATGCGCGCTTACTCACTGCACACGGTAAAAACGTGTCACAAGCGCGGTGCTCATGCGATCGGCGGCATGGCCGCGCAAATTCCAGTGAAAAACGATCCGGCAGCCAACGAAGTGGCCTTTGCGAAGGTGCGCGAGGATAAGACGCGGGAAGCGAAAGACGGCCACGACGGTACGTGGGTGGCGCACCCCGGGCTCGTACCCGTCGCCTTAGAAGTGTTTAACGCGTATATGCCTAAAGCGAACCAGATTGACAAACAGCGCGACGATGTCCAGGTGACGGCGGAGCAGTTGCTCGAAGTGCCCCAAGGGGACATAACGGAAGCGGGTCTACGGACGAACGTTCGCGTCGGGTTGCAGTATATCGAAGCGTGGTTTGCCGGGCGCGGTGCCGTGCCGATCGACAACTTGATGGAAGACGCGGCAACGGCAGAAATTTCTCGGGCGCAAGTTTGGCAGTGGATTCGCAGTCCGCAAGGGGTGTTAACGGACGGGCGAAAGGTGACTGCCGAGCTGTTTGAACAGATCTTGCAGGAGGAACGCCAGAAGCTCAGTGAAAGTTACGGTAGTGAACGTGAAAGCACCATTGCCGCAGCTAGTGACCTGTTGCAGAAAATTGTGTTAGACGACGAGTTTGTGACGTTTTTGACCTTGCCAGGATATGAACTGTTGTCGTAA
- a CDS encoding GNAT family N-acetyltransferase: MLDKYRSRLLLFLRKYGDQRLTHKALRWLRDLPLGREHLGTAIAVAVHNKQLVGIIAVGKYGVDEAIIAVKPTARNKGVAKQLVSFIVNRLGRMYARVAVDNTASLNLCFSMNMVAFDMFTGVTGKPTLWLGAGDWRREEIEGIINK; this comes from the coding sequence ATGCTCGATAAATACCGCAGCCGCCTACTGCTTTTTTTGCGCAAGTACGGTGACCAGCGCCTCACGCACAAGGCGCTGCGCTGGTTGCGCGATTTACCGCTAGGCCGCGAACATCTCGGTACAGCAATCGCTGTCGCCGTACACAACAAACAGTTAGTCGGCATCATCGCCGTCGGCAAATACGGCGTCGACGAAGCGATCATCGCGGTAAAACCGACTGCTCGCAATAAAGGCGTAGCCAAGCAGCTCGTCTCTTTCATCGTCAACAGGCTTGGACGCATGTACGCGCGCGTCGCCGTCGACAATACAGCAAGCTTAAACTTGTGCTTCTCCATGAACATGGTCGCCTTCGACATGTTTACAGGGGTAACGGGAAAACCGACGCTTTGGCTCGGTGCGGGCGACTGGCGCCGCGAGGAAATAGAGGGAATCATTAATAAATAG
- a CDS encoding C40 family peptidase — MFSKAKKSVGTFAIAVTVAFGLIFSVGSGQAYAATPTSAPSSQTVADKIIVTGNQYIGTPYQFGARYGQTRTFDCSSFVKTVYAKHNVYLPRSSRQQSQVGKYVPRNQLQKGDLVFFSTSKSKGRVGHVGIYAGNGLLLHTYGPGGVRYDSLNKGWLNRAYITAKRVLK; from the coding sequence ATGTTTTCAAAGGCAAAAAAATCAGTCGGTACGTTTGCAATCGCGGTGACAGTTGCATTCGGGTTGATCTTTTCGGTAGGGAGTGGACAAGCTTACGCGGCAACACCTACTAGTGCGCCGTCGTCGCAAACAGTAGCTGACAAAATTATTGTTACGGGAAACCAGTACATAGGCACACCGTACCAGTTCGGGGCACGATACGGGCAAACGCGGACGTTTGACTGCTCGTCGTTCGTCAAAACGGTGTACGCGAAACATAACGTTTACTTGCCCCGTTCGTCGCGTCAACAGTCGCAAGTCGGGAAGTACGTACCTCGCAATCAATTGCAAAAAGGTGACCTCGTCTTTTTCTCGACGAGTAAATCAAAAGGGCGCGTCGGTCACGTAGGTATTTACGCTGGCAACGGTCTCCTTTTACACACATATGGACCGGGTGGCGTGCGCTACGACAGTTTGAACAAAGGTTGGTTGAACCGCGCCTACATTACGGCCAAACGGGTGCTAAAGTAA
- a CDS encoding DUF445 family protein, protein MLLFLMMSTVVGGIIGGGTNRLAIAMLFRPYHAVQIGSWQLPLTPGLIPKRRQELAYQLGRTVREYLINGEAIRRVTGSANAKEQLTKWLAREWEACKAQHRVKQWVLSLLEQEEASLDLEQEMCLGDLVTSEWRLEIEQLGTEWALQLNRALIRFLTSEEGSLALRGIYSEWTRSRGWVGKVTSTLFDERRAAEKGQEWLVQALASPQGLTLTRALLAHGTEALYELKVRDVVAWWTRHTAAPSAVRTETIHRLLERTVPYILQTIGARAEELLELLQLDRLVREQVETFSLPMLEEMIVQVARRELRMITWIGVLIGSFIGLLQGVFVSLFG, encoded by the coding sequence ATGTTGCTTTTTTTGATGATGAGTACGGTTGTCGGCGGAATCATTGGGGGTGGGACGAACCGCTTAGCGATCGCCATGTTATTTCGCCCTTATCACGCCGTACAGATCGGTTCGTGGCAGCTCCCGCTCACCCCGGGTCTCATCCCGAAACGGCGGCAAGAGTTAGCGTATCAATTAGGGCGAACGGTGCGGGAATACCTCATTAACGGTGAGGCGATTCGCCGCGTGACGGGAAGTGCAAACGCAAAGGAGCAGTTGACGAAGTGGCTCGCGCGGGAGTGGGAGGCTTGCAAGGCGCAGCACCGGGTGAAACAGTGGGTGCTCTCGCTACTAGAGCAGGAAGAAGCGTCGTTAGACTTAGAGCAGGAAATGTGCCTTGGCGATCTCGTCACGAGTGAATGGCGCTTAGAAATTGAACAGTTGGGCACGGAATGGGCTCTGCAGCTCAACCGGGCGCTCATTCGCTTTTTGACGAGTGAGGAAGGCTCGTTGGCGCTCCGGGGCATATACAGCGAATGGACGCGTTCGCGCGGCTGGGTCGGGAAAGTAACGAGTACGCTGTTCGACGAACGGCGCGCCGCCGAAAAAGGGCAAGAGTGGCTCGTACAGGCACTCGCTTCACCGCAGGGGCTTACGCTGACGCGCGCGTTACTCGCCCACGGAACAGAGGCGCTCTACGAATTGAAGGTGCGCGATGTCGTCGCTTGGTGGACGCGCCACACCGCCGCTCCCTCGGCTGTGCGTACGGAGACGATCCACCGGTTGTTGGAGAGGACGGTGCCTTACATCTTGCAAACGATCGGCGCGCGGGCTGAGGAGTTACTCGAGTTGTTGCAGCTCGATCGGTTAGTGCGCGAGCAAGTGGAGACGTTTAGTCTGCCAATGTTGGAAGAAATGATTGTGCAAGTGGCGCGGCGCGAACTGCGAATGATTACGTGGATCGGCGTGCTCATCGGTTCCTTCATCGGTCTGTTGCAAGGGGTGTTCGTCTCGTTATTCGGGTGA
- a CDS encoding YheC/YheD family endospore coat-associated protein has product MTNKKLERLVWTREQTWYVYVPHRTQRTRSEERARERSKLSNRSKQNHLSKPGRENNQAVNRPVTVTFGAGGDQLAISSRLPFPDELIFPVQPLRVSVNDWRVSPLIGILTSTYHSKPGFRGNKANFSDIVQTGRRMGVLVFVFTPEGVDENTAQIEGYTHHPNGNQWVRCTFPWPHVVYNRIPDRLSEQRSAEQQALQLFSASSKTRLFNPSFFDKQRLVQWSEDDAFLQRYVPHTREWGSEQTLADMLRQYPLVYVKPAHGHAGVGIMQVQQKGTQYRLTVVTGNAKQLKRYRTTSLKTLYKQIDALSRGKRYMIQQGIVLLRYDGCPFDLRALVQKNGNGQWTVTGVGIRIADAHGITTHVPRGGRIGAVKHVLPRVFGTAARSVYEQAVTTSVLIAERIEQQSGQMLGEMSLDLGLDLERRFWLFEANAKPMKFDEPHIRKRSLERLIQYADYLAKRGETVGHPRHSSTNAR; this is encoded by the coding sequence ATGACGAACAAGAAACTCGAGCGACTCGTCTGGACAAGAGAACAGACGTGGTACGTATACGTGCCACACCGTACACAAAGAACGCGCAGTGAAGAACGTGCACGCGAACGCAGTAAACTGAGTAACCGAAGCAAACAAAACCACCTGAGCAAGCCGGGTCGCGAAAATAACCAAGCGGTTAACCGACCCGTAACGGTCACCTTTGGCGCCGGAGGAGATCAATTGGCCATCTCCTCGCGGCTACCATTCCCAGACGAGCTAATTTTTCCCGTGCAACCGCTACGCGTAAGCGTTAACGACTGGCGCGTTTCGCCGCTCATCGGCATTTTAACGTCCACATATCACAGCAAACCGGGCTTTCGCGGCAACAAAGCCAATTTCAGTGATATTGTGCAAACGGGGCGCCGCATGGGCGTACTCGTTTTCGTCTTTACTCCGGAAGGGGTCGACGAAAATACCGCGCAAATCGAGGGATACACGCATCACCCAAACGGCAATCAGTGGGTTCGCTGCACATTTCCTTGGCCCCACGTCGTGTACAACCGCATCCCCGACCGCTTGTCTGAACAACGGTCAGCGGAGCAACAGGCGCTGCAACTTTTTTCGGCCTCAAGCAAAACAAGGCTGTTTAACCCGTCTTTTTTCGATAAACAACGCCTCGTCCAGTGGAGTGAAGACGACGCCTTCTTGCAGCGTTATGTGCCGCACACGCGCGAGTGGGGCAGCGAGCAGACACTCGCGGACATGTTACGACAATACCCGCTCGTTTACGTCAAACCGGCGCACGGCCACGCCGGGGTCGGCATTATGCAAGTGCAACAAAAAGGTACACAATACCGCTTAACAGTTGTAACCGGCAACGCCAAACAATTAAAGCGCTATCGGACAACGTCACTCAAAACGTTATACAAGCAAATCGACGCACTCTCCCGCGGCAAGCGCTACATGATTCAACAAGGGATCGTCCTCCTGCGCTACGACGGGTGCCCCTTCGATTTACGCGCCCTCGTACAAAAAAACGGTAACGGCCAATGGACGGTAACAGGTGTCGGCATCCGCATCGCCGATGCACACGGCATAACGACCCACGTCCCCCGCGGCGGGCGGATCGGCGCAGTCAAGCACGTCCTGCCGCGCGTCTTCGGTACCGCGGCGCGGAGTGTCTACGAGCAGGCGGTTACGACATCGGTGTTAATTGCCGAACGGATTGAACAGCAAAGTGGGCAAATGTTAGGCGAGATGTCGCTCGACTTAGGGCTCGACCTAGAACGCCGTTTTTGGTTGTTTGAAGCGAACGCCAAACCGATGAAGTTCGACGAACCGCACATTCGCAAACGCTCCCTCGAACGACTCATTCAATATGCCGATTACTTAGCGAAGCGAGGCGAAACCGTTGGTCATCCGCGACATTCCTCTACGAATGCTCGATAA
- the aceA gene encoding isocitrate lyase, whose protein sequence is MTKSEEARKLEESWETYSRWQGIERPYSGDDVVRLRGSVQIEYTLAQMGAERLWELLHTEDYVHALGALTGNQAVQQVKAGLKAIYLSGWQVAADANLAGQMYPDQSLYPANSVPHVVKRINQALQRADQIDHSEGNSGKHWFAPIVADAEAGFGGHLNVFELMKSMIEAGAAGVHFEDQLASEKKCGHMGGKVLIPTQQAIQHLVAARLASDVMGVPTLIVARTDANAATLLTSDVDSRDHKFMTGERTTEGFYKVKAGIEQAIARGLAYAPYADLLWCETSEPNIAEARQFAEAIHSKYPGKLLAYNCSPSFNWKKKLDDAAIASFQQELGKMGYKFQFITLAGFHALNNSMFELASAYRDHGMTAYSELQQREFANEASGYTATRHQREVGTGYFDEVAQVITGGTSSTTALTGSTEEEQFI, encoded by the coding sequence ATGACGAAAAGTGAGGAAGCGCGCAAGTTGGAGGAGAGCTGGGAGACGTATAGCCGCTGGCAAGGGATTGAACGACCCTATTCAGGAGACGACGTCGTTCGCCTGCGCGGGTCGGTGCAAATCGAATACACACTAGCGCAAATGGGTGCGGAGCGGCTGTGGGAGCTGTTGCACACAGAAGATTACGTGCACGCCCTCGGCGCGTTGACCGGTAACCAAGCGGTGCAACAAGTGAAGGCGGGTCTTAAAGCGATTTACTTGAGCGGGTGGCAGGTGGCGGCCGATGCGAACTTGGCCGGACAGATGTACCCCGACCAAAGCTTGTATCCGGCAAACAGTGTGCCCCACGTCGTCAAGCGCATCAACCAAGCGCTACAGCGTGCAGACCAAATTGACCACTCGGAAGGAAACAGCGGGAAACATTGGTTTGCGCCGATCGTCGCCGATGCCGAAGCCGGGTTCGGTGGACATTTAAACGTGTTTGAACTGATGAAATCGATGATTGAAGCTGGCGCAGCAGGGGTTCACTTCGAGGACCAACTCGCGTCGGAGAAAAAATGTGGCCACATGGGCGGTAAGGTGCTCATTCCGACACAGCAGGCGATTCAACACTTAGTTGCAGCACGGCTCGCGTCTGACGTAATGGGTGTGCCGACGCTCATCGTCGCCCGCACGGATGCGAACGCGGCGACCTTGCTGACGAGTGACGTCGATTCCCGCGACCACAAGTTTATGACTGGCGAACGCACGACAGAAGGGTTTTATAAGGTAAAGGCTGGCATTGAACAGGCGATTGCCCGCGGACTCGCTTATGCACCCTACGCCGACTTGCTCTGGTGCGAGACGTCGGAGCCGAACATCGCGGAAGCGCGCCAGTTTGCCGAGGCAATTCACAGCAAGTACCCTGGAAAACTGCTCGCCTACAACTGTTCGCCTTCGTTTAACTGGAAGAAGAAGCTCGACGATGCGGCGATCGCTTCGTTCCAGCAAGAACTCGGAAAAATGGGCTACAAGTTCCAGTTCATTACGCTCGCTGGATTCCACGCGCTCAACAACAGCATGTTTGAATTAGCGTCTGCTTATCGGGATCACGGGATGACGGCATATTCGGAATTACAGCAACGAGAATTTGCCAATGAGGCGAGCGGCTACACGGCGACGCGACACCAACGCGAAGTCGGCACCGGTTATTTTGACGAAGTCGCGCAAGTGATTACGGGTGGCACGTCGTCGACAACCGCTCTGACGGGTTCGACCGAAGAGGAACAGTTTATTTAA
- a CDS encoding YheC/YheD family endospore coat-associated protein: MRRLTKPLPNRQRRANALGIIVCSTNKYPPFSERVYYEQLSRIGRRLGIAVVVFSPKHIDWRTRRVRGYRHHHATNKWVKVETDIPGVIYDRCFYVTSAHYLSYKPYVQLIERDPFTELLGLSLKGKWQLAQIVSRAPNLTAYMPSTERYTKPTDAEKYLHQYGAFVAKPSGGSQGNGIVAIFHHKQGNTYAVLGRSKKNEPLAHTFATETTTFAWLHQFIGKSRYILQPYLHLHTPDNTPFDVRALMQKDERRTWQLTGMAVRTGNRRSLTSNLHGGGKAEPFAPFLHKLSFDAETMRQIERHVHTICKEVPPLIEREHGRLCELGIDIGIDRQGRVWLLEVNSKPGRHSFQQAGTKDIYYTAVKRPMLYAHSLLQSK; this comes from the coding sequence ATGAGACGCCTCACCAAGCCACTACCAAACAGGCAGCGTCGCGCGAACGCACTCGGTATTATCGTCTGTTCGACGAACAAGTACCCGCCTTTTTCCGAGCGCGTCTATTACGAACAGCTCTCGCGGATCGGCAGGCGACTCGGAATCGCGGTCGTCGTCTTTAGCCCGAAACACATCGATTGGCGCACCCGCCGCGTACGCGGTTACCGTCACCATCACGCGACTAACAAGTGGGTGAAAGTTGAGACAGACATACCAGGGGTCATTTACGACCGCTGTTTTTACGTCACGAGTGCGCATTACTTAAGTTACAAGCCGTATGTGCAATTAATTGAGCGCGACCCGTTTACGGAGCTACTGGGACTGTCGCTGAAAGGAAAGTGGCAGCTGGCGCAAATCGTCTCCCGCGCGCCTAATCTTACGGCCTACATGCCGTCGACCGAACGTTACACGAAACCGACAGACGCCGAAAAATATTTACACCAATACGGCGCCTTTGTCGCTAAGCCAAGTGGAGGTAGTCAAGGGAACGGCATTGTCGCTATTTTTCACCACAAACAAGGAAATACGTATGCCGTCCTCGGCCGGAGCAAAAAGAACGAACCACTCGCACACACATTCGCCACAGAAACGACAACCTTCGCCTGGTTACACCAATTTATCGGAAAGAGCCGATACATTTTACAACCGTACCTCCACTTGCATACGCCGGACAACACCCCGTTCGACGTTCGCGCGTTAATGCAAAAAGACGAACGACGGACGTGGCAACTAACCGGGATGGCGGTGCGTACGGGAAATCGACGTTCCTTGACATCGAATTTGCATGGGGGTGGAAAAGCCGAGCCGTTCGCCCCGTTCTTGCATAAGCTGTCGTTCGACGCGGAGACGATGCGGCAAATCGAACGACACGTGCACACGATTTGTAAAGAGGTGCCACCGCTCATCGAACGCGAGCACGGCCGTCTTTGTGAATTGGGGATCGACATCGGCATCGATCGTCAGGGGCGCGTTTGGCTACTCGAAGTTAATTCAAAACCGGGTCGCCACTCGTTTCAACAAGCAGGCACGAAAGACATATACTACACTGCAGTTAAACGCCCGATGCTTTACGCCCATTCATTACTGCAAAGTAAGTAG
- a CDS encoding YheC/YheD family endospore coat-associated protein, with protein MNSYVCRLHRLRSAPTKAVVMTPAIMRKLGCTAGSSVRLCCGNKELITRIASIKGKKEEVIYLPASVAAELSLPPISAARVIFHNRTLRLGPVIGILTTGFTGSPLKPFGARTSLFKQFLVAGLADGPIFFVFTPAMVDWQNETVTGWFIHYHPAHKQYVWRAERTPLPDVVYDRVPNRKQEMEPSVVACKERLLNHRHNIRWFNQGFFNKWHIHEQLYNHPVASQYIPETIHSPRVKELQEMLNRHQMLYLKPSSGSLGLGIIRITQQAKGSYYCRYHSLQRNVLKRFTSLDKLVRYFFSQQATRMDRYIAQQGIRLIRHENRAVDFRLHMHKNACNEWKLAGTAAKVAGTGSVTTHVRTGGSVIPAHELFRMHYGSSGPQLQKKLEQAAVAIAQALEGTTPGLLGELGMDMGIDTHQRVWLFEVNAKPGRHIFYHPDLRSAGRQSARFITEYSLKLAEFI; from the coding sequence ATGAACTCGTACGTATGTCGCCTTCATCGCCTGCGCTCGGCACCGACGAAGGCTGTCGTTATGACACCCGCGATCATGCGCAAGCTCGGTTGCACGGCAGGTTCTTCTGTACGTCTTTGCTGCGGCAATAAAGAGCTGATCACCCGCATCGCCTCTATTAAAGGTAAAAAAGAAGAGGTGATCTATTTACCCGCCTCTGTCGCCGCGGAACTCTCCTTACCGCCGATCTCCGCCGCGCGCGTCATATTTCACAATCGGACGCTCCGCCTAGGGCCGGTCATCGGCATTTTGACGACTGGGTTCACCGGTTCACCACTAAAACCGTTCGGAGCGCGGACATCCCTCTTCAAACAATTTCTCGTCGCAGGACTAGCAGACGGACCGATTTTTTTCGTCTTTACACCGGCCATGGTCGATTGGCAGAACGAAACAGTTACTGGATGGTTTATCCACTATCACCCGGCGCATAAACAATACGTATGGCGGGCGGAACGCACACCGCTCCCCGATGTCGTCTACGATCGCGTGCCGAACCGCAAACAAGAGATGGAACCGTCCGTCGTCGCCTGTAAAGAGCGCCTCTTAAACCACCGACATAACATTCGCTGGTTTAACCAAGGGTTCTTCAACAAGTGGCATATTCATGAGCAATTGTACAATCACCCGGTCGCGTCTCAGTACATTCCGGAAACGATTCATTCGCCGCGCGTCAAAGAGTTGCAAGAGATGTTAAACCGCCATCAAATGCTCTACTTAAAGCCGAGCAGCGGTAGCTTGGGGCTTGGGATCATCCGCATTACACAGCAAGCGAAAGGCAGCTATTACTGCCGTTACCACTCCTTACAGCGTAACGTCCTCAAACGGTTTACATCTCTCGATAAACTCGTGCGCTATTTCTTCTCTCAGCAAGCGACACGCATGGACCGCTATATCGCACAACAAGGTATTCGCCTCATCCGGCACGAAAACCGCGCCGTCGACTTTCGCCTGCACATGCACAAAAATGCCTGCAATGAATGGAAATTAGCAGGAACGGCGGCAAAAGTTGCTGGCACAGGCAGTGTCACGACTCACGTTCGCACGGGTGGATCGGTCATTCCCGCGCACGAACTGTTTCGGATGCACTACGGGTCTTCCGGTCCACAATTGCAAAAAAAATTGGAACAGGCAGCAGTCGCCATTGCACAAGCGCTTGAAGGGACGACCCCCGGGTTATTAGGTGAATTAGGGATGGATATGGGGATCGATACCCACCAGCGCGTCTGGCTCTTCGAAGTGAACGCCAAACCGGGACGGCACATCTTTTACCATCCCGACCTGCGTTCTGCGGGACGGCAATCGGCGCGCTTTATTACCGAATATAGCCTAAAGTTAGCTGAATTCATCTAA
- a CDS encoding YheC/YheD family endospore coat-associated protein, giving the protein MNQVKLQLFISPDTTFPTDVDFVLPQLLTKKWRLSSREPLVVSCGSASNIVRVAPSQRANKSRMLRMRASLARLLGLYGDGAVNIRYFPQHHRLQLGPLLGVLTNGINSQAAHDQRFGSMTRFYNECQQAALLRGIRLYVFTAEDLDVQGKQINGWVNVNGCWEQHKCPLPEVVYNRITSRRIEAGEHLQQKIQWLKRRYPVQLFNEQFLDKWQVHSALWHDAKMRPILPVTRPYDKIMQLRDMLKQYETVYVKPVNGSLGQGVMRLTSKGGRYHMQYTTLNSTITKKDLSLKEVAQHMARRSRQGKYLMQQGLQLITSLNRNIDFRALVQKNGRGQWTITSIVGRIAADTSIVSNLARGGTIAPVSHILQQVDPNLPKPTLPSLRGCALQVAHVFEQQINGHFAELGIDLAVDKKGKVWLLEINSKPSKTDDAIANAELLIRPSVHKTMDYTLYVTKFPLKSRSRSIRTKTKVIR; this is encoded by the coding sequence ATGAATCAGGTTAAATTGCAGCTGTTCATCAGCCCCGACACCACTTTTCCTACAGACGTCGACTTCGTTCTCCCCCAACTATTAACGAAAAAGTGGCGCCTATCGTCAAGGGAACCGCTCGTCGTATCGTGCGGATCTGCTTCTAATATCGTGCGCGTCGCCCCTAGTCAACGGGCAAATAAAAGCCGTATGCTGCGGATGCGCGCTTCCCTCGCACGCTTACTCGGCCTATACGGGGACGGAGCTGTTAATATTCGCTATTTTCCGCAACACCACCGCTTACAACTCGGTCCGCTCTTAGGGGTGCTTACGAACGGCATTAACAGCCAAGCGGCGCACGACCAGCGTTTCGGCAGTATGACCCGCTTTTACAACGAATGTCAACAAGCCGCCCTATTGCGCGGCATCCGCCTGTACGTATTTACCGCAGAAGACCTTGACGTACAAGGGAAACAAATAAACGGTTGGGTCAATGTTAACGGCTGCTGGGAGCAACATAAGTGTCCCTTGCCCGAAGTCGTATACAACCGGATTACTTCCCGCCGCATCGAAGCAGGCGAACACTTACAGCAAAAAATCCAATGGCTCAAGCGCCGCTACCCCGTCCAACTGTTCAATGAACAGTTCTTAGATAAATGGCAAGTCCATAGCGCCTTGTGGCACGATGCAAAAATGCGTCCCATCCTCCCAGTAACCAGGCCCTACGATAAAATTATGCAATTGCGAGATATGCTTAAGCAATACGAAACGGTGTATGTCAAGCCGGTCAATGGCAGTTTGGGGCAAGGCGTCATGCGCTTGACGTCCAAGGGCGGCCGTTATCACATGCAGTATACCACTTTAAACAGCACGATAACCAAAAAAGATTTATCTCTTAAGGAAGTCGCCCAACACATGGCGCGTCGTAGCCGGCAAGGAAAATATTTAATGCAGCAAGGGTTGCAACTAATCACCTCGCTCAATCGCAACATCGATTTTCGCGCCCTCGTGCAAAAAAATGGCCGTGGCCAATGGACGATTACGTCGATCGTCGGTCGCATCGCCGCCGATACGAGTATCGTCTCTAACTTGGCCCGCGGTGGCACCATTGCGCCGGTGTCGCACATTTTACAGCAAGTCGATCCGAATTTGCCGAAACCGACACTCCCTAGCTTGCGCGGCTGCGCCCTACAAGTCGCGCACGTCTTTGAGCAGCAAATTAACGGCCACTTCGCCGAACTCGGCATTGATTTAGCAGTCGATAAAAAGGGTAAAGTTTGGCTGCTAGAAATTAACTCTAAGCCGTCGAAAACAGACGATGCGATTGCGAATGCAGAGCTGCTCATCCGTCCTTCTGTCCACAAAACGATGGATTACACCTTATACGTCACTAAATTCCCACTAAAAAGCCGTTCGAGGTCGATTCGCACCAAAACGAAGGTGATCCGATGA
- a CDS encoding DUF84 family protein, protein MDEWTGARNVKQREGAIGVLTDNRITRVAMFRDVVICAFARFVNPEYYNH, encoded by the coding sequence ATGGACGAGTGGACGGGCGCACGCAATGTAAAGCAACGCGAAGGGGCAATCGGCGTGCTGACGGACAACCGCATCACGCGCGTAGCCATGTTCCGCGACGTCGTCATTTGTGCGTTTGCACGGTTTGTGAATCCGGAGTATTATAATCATTGA